One window of the Babesia bovis T2Bo chromosome 2, whole genome shotgun sequence genome contains the following:
- a CDS encoding putative Small nuclear ribonucleoprotein SmD3b: protein MSIGTPVKLFYEGIGHIVTVEMQNSQLYRGTLVNVEDNMNCLLEGVTMVMKDGKTLALEQVFLRGAQIRFVIFPDMLRHAPMFKQSARDRNKQAVIPQAPPPQFANRRRT from the exons ATGTCGATAGGTACCCCAGTGAAGCTATTCTATGAAGGCATAGGCCACATAGTCACTGTGGAAATGCAAAATTCACAATTGTACCGTGGCACACTG GTAAATGTTGAAGATAACATGAATTGCCTACTAGAGGGCGTTACTATGGTCATGAAGGATGGAAAGACTCTAGCATTGGAGCAGGTTTTCCTACGAGGAGCACAAATACGCTTCGTTATATTCCCAGATATGCTAAGGCACGCGCCCATGTTCAAACAAAGCGCGCGTGACCGCAATAAACAAGCAGTCATACCACAGGCGCCACCACCGCAATTCGCCAACCGTAGGCGCACATGA
- a CDS encoding RING-variant domain family protein, translating into MEIPTGRSLVKPMEVVARLLMYHAGPTELVDFEKCAYSEDTIKIKTESSPTSDASPEDSSYVYIIQNGRKLHTIAERNLLEGYLERYPLSMVLAKLVWSDKGCFLLNPDIERPSEVIYDCYKVINSHLYRRAFGCRAARKRMAHALKEGDRIVMGRASLLVRHLARKPANSLSYIHDLMTSDDPQSPEGGVSDVPCVSAAESKSDSQEAASSVSTDGSSAAPTDQDLRFCRICLEDEASGPLVVPCRCKGSMKYVHLGCIRTWVQGRLKIKDDEGRLQLTYFLQNLTCELCGIPYPSYLDVESVWTEFLGIEEPSPPYVILEPEHSNNVGLHVASLATQPVNIGRSGDSGIILHDISVSRIHATLHFSEGHFVIEDRSSKFGTILHIGNTFRIPIERGEPVAIKIGTDVLCIEARPERLGLSAMCCFSYNPNSVRVVL; encoded by the coding sequence ATGGAAATACCAACTGGCAGATCTTTGGTAAAGCCAATGGAGGTCGTGGCTAGGCTTTTGATGTACCATGCGGGTCCAACTGAGCTTGTTGACTTTGAGAAGTGCGCCTATTCTGAGGACACTATAAAGATAAAAACTGAGAGCAGTCCTACTTCTGACGCCAGTCCTGAGGACAGTTCCTATGTTTACATTATACAGAATGGGCGTAAGTTGCACACAATCGCTGAGCGCAATCTCCTTGAGGGATATTTGGAACGATATCCCTTATCTATGGTCCTTGCAAAGCTTGTATGGTCGGACAAGGGTTGCTTTTTATTAAATCCTGACATTGAACGCCCCTCAGAAGTTATTTACGATTGTTACAAGGTGATTAACTCTCATCTTTACCGCCGTGCTTTTGGTTGCAGGGCTGCTCGTAAGCGCATGGCTCATGCTTTGAAGGAGGGTGACCGTATTGTTATGGGTCGTGCTTCACTATTGGTACGTCATTTAGCTCGCAAGCCTGCCAATTCACTTTCTTACATCCACGACTTGATGACTTCAGACGATCCACAGAGCCCTGAGGGTGGTGTATCTGATGTTCCATGTGTTTCCGCGGCTGAGTCAAAATCCGATTCTCAGGAAGCTGCTTCTTCGGTTTCCACTGATGGAAGCTCGGCGGCTCCCACTGACCAGGATTTGCGTTTTTGTCGTATCTGTCTTGAGGATGAGGCTTCTGGTCCTCTGGTTGTACCTTGCCGGTGCAAGGGTTCTATGAAGTATGTACACCTTGGGTGCATTCGTACCTGGGTACAAGGTCGTTTAAAAATAAAGGACGATGAAGGCCGGCTACAACTAACATATTTTTTGCAGAATTTGACATGTGAATTGTGCGGTATTCCATATCCTTCTTACCTAGATGTCGAGAGTGTATGGACCGAGTTCCTGGGCATAGAGGAGCCTTCTCCGCCGTATGTTATCCTTGAGCCTGAGCACAGCAATAATGTTGGTCTCCACGTTGCCAGTTTGGCAACCCAGCCAGTGAACATTGGGCGCAGCGGTGACTCCGGGATCATTCTCCATGACATATCAGTTTCACGTATTCATGCTACTTTGCACTTTAGCGAGGGCCACTTCGTCATCGAGGACCGCAGCAGCAAGTTCGGGactatattacacattggcaATACATTCAGGATACCTATCGAGCGTGGCGAGCCCGTTGCTATTAAGATTGGCACAGACGTGTTATGCATTGAGGCTCGCCCGGAACGTTTAGGCCTGTCAGCGATGTGCTGCTTCTCCTACAATCCTAATTCCGTTAGGGTTGTTCTATAG